In Triticum urartu cultivar G1812 chromosome 6, Tu2.1, whole genome shotgun sequence, the following proteins share a genomic window:
- the LOC125513163 gene encoding uncharacterized protein LOC125513163: protein MVARHTPLPLLEALLRWRESESPKGAHDASTYQKKLAVECIFSSACIRFAEYCPQEGITEKLWNGLESFVFDWLINADRVVSQVDYPSLVDLRGLLLDHVAQLLGALSRIRFSSVTERFFIELNNRRVDTPVARSETLNIINGMRYLKLGV, encoded by the exons ATGGTTGCAAGGCACACACCTCTACCTCTTCTCGAAGCTCTTCTTCGGTGGAGAGAAAG TGAATCACCAAAAGGTGCCCATGATGCCTCAACATACCAAAAGAAG CTTGCTGTCGAGTGCAtattcagctcagcctgcattcGATTTGCTGAGTATTGCCCACAGGAGGGAATCACAG AGAAACTTTGGAATGGCTTGGAAAGTTTCGTATTCGATTGGCTAATTAATGCAGACAG GGTTGTTAGCCAAGTAGACTATCCTTCATTGGTTGATCTGCGAGGTCTCCTTTTAGATCATGTTGCTCAACTTTTAGGAGCTTTATCACGTATCAG GTTTAGTTCTGTGACTGAGAGGTTTTTTATTGAGCTTAATAATCGCCGTGTTGATACTCCTGTTGCTAGAAGTGAGACACTCAACATTATTAATGGGATGCGCTACCTCAAACTGGGGGTATGA